From the genome of Capsicum annuum cultivar UCD-10X-F1 chromosome 4, UCD10Xv1.1, whole genome shotgun sequence:
ACATTTCAACTGAGTTTGCTACCTATTAGACATTTAAAACGTATGTCTATTATATATCAGACCAATTTACACATCTAAAAAAAGTGGAGACACTCTCTTTGCTCATGTCGCCCTATTGTGTTTAGACAGTTCATTTGAGTTTGTTACTTATTAGACATTTAATTTATGTTTGAGATATGTCTACTATATGCCGGACCAACTTTGGTATCTAAAAGAGATGGAGACACTTTGTTTGCCCATGTCGACCTATTGTGTTTAATAGGCGCACATTGACTAAAGTCGAACTGTGTAATAAATAAAGGTCAATTTATATGTCAAAATGAACGTGGTGCAATTATATGAGACCAACTATGTATTTGGCCAAAAGGAAACGATAGACCTCTGGTTCAAATCTcaacagaaataaaaaaaaaagacttaggCGATTCTTCTCATTCGTTCTAGCTTTAGTGAACAGAGTTACTGATATCTGTTGCTGATGGGAGGTGTCGGGTGCGCGAAAGTTGACCCAAACACCATAATTAtcggaaaaaaaaaatagacgtATGCTAGGATCGTTTAAATTTCACTCTTAATAAAAAATCTCAAGTTCGAACATTCTGAGATATAGGACTTTTTGCCTCTTGGTGTCATGAAGATGTTGAACAATCAAATCACATATCAAACAAAACAATAACAAGACATTTCATGGATTTTGTCAATTAGAAGCTTCGTGGCAATATATTGTTTTCATataatatgaaaacaaaaatttatGTATGTAAACTTGACATGTTTTGTTGTTTTAATGTTGTGTTTTTTTCTTACCTTTCATTTTCTTAGTCATTATTAGGTCATTCTAATTAATGCAGTTAATTTAAGAGGATGTGAATTAGGCCACACCCTTTATTGGAGCGAATCCagtatttaaatttgataaatttcgCCTCTAAAATACAGGAAAATTCAGAAGTCCAATCTTTTTTATACGTGCGTtttaaatttctagtttcacATAAACCCTTGGACGACAACGACAATAATTACTATCCAAGGCCAGTGTAATTCCACAATTAAGGTATGGGGAGGCTCGTGTTGTACGCAGTCTTATGAAGATAGATATATTGTTTGTGATAAAGTCGGGCAGAAGAACACTTCACAAAATGCGCTTTGACAGAGAGCGAGATCTCTGAAATTCAATCAGAACCTATGTTTACGGCTAGGACTATTGAGGTATCGAATCCCACTTGGTCCTGTAGTTTTTGTCTCTCAATGTCAGTATTGGCCCGGCAGAGTGCTTTCGCCGTTGGTATTCTTCCCAATCTCTTGAGAGGAAAAATATgataggccaaagaaatattgaatGCAACTCACGCTTCCCCACGCATATTTGTTCACCCGGCCCGATAGAAATGCACATGAGAGGGTTTTTTCAAATTGGGCCAATATGTAGGCCCAAACCTCACTTCAATATCTTCTGTTAGCCCATCATAAAGGTCTGGTTATGGTTGTCACCTCAACATTGCAACTTTGGTACTCATAAATTATAAGTAGAGACGAGTTcagaatttatattttttttaagaaaggtTAGCAAGAAATTCATCATACTTTACGAATTCATCATTAAGATCAAATCACACATATTTAGCTAGTTCTACATGATCTAATCTTATAAAGTGTTACATATAATATCCCAATCCAAAATTTTGCAtcgtattaaaaaaaattctttatcaAACGGCACTCAGCGAATGGATAAATTTGATTTTATCCAAATCTCAATTTTCAGAATTTGTGTATTAAGTACAAACAACATAAATcgcctcttattttctctcttccgTATTTTGGCAAATATACTTGGTGGAATGTACAATGAAACTGTTATTCCTAAAATTAGGTAATTGAAATCAGTAATTATATCACTGTTCCTTAATTAACGGTAATAATTAGATATCATTATTAACTAATATATGGATAAAACTAgtaacttaaatttgaatttcaaaaataaataaattaaattgctactaaaaaagctaaaaaaagagACCTCAAAATTAGGTCGAAAATAAcagacctcatgaggtcgcttatttcctcaatttatttttttaatttatttttaaataaagagaCCTCTTAAAGTCagtaaatgataaaataaattcaacaacacaatattaGAGATTTCAAAAGGTGGAAAATAAAATGCGGAAAAAATTAGAgccaaaataatagtaaaattttaaacatttatgctttatatgaATTAATCGTTAGGGATTTTTATGGTATCTAAATTGACACTCCTGATACCCATCCAATCTCCATTCAATTTACATAGTAATACTCAGTTCAGGACCAAGAAAAAGCCATTGGCTTTAATGGAAGTGGAAGGTGTGAGTTTAATGGATTGACTGTGCCTTTAGCGCCAATTGACAGAAGCAGGCAGAAAGTTTAAAATAAAGAGCCTGGAAAGAAATAAATTAACAAGCTCAATTCCATTAACCATATTCAACATTTCATCACTTCAAACTTTCTATATGAGTGATAACAAGCTTGAAGGACCTTTACTAAGAGAGGTTGGAAAATTGGCTATGCTTGAACAGCTTGGACTCGCATATAACAACCTGAAAGGTAcgaaaaaatatttattgcagAGAATTTTAGGAATTTAATCAATTCTTTAGATAGGTCTGATGATCATAATTCAAACACATGTAATATGATTGTAAGATGAATGTGCCCTTCTCCTTTTGTCTGAAACAGCGCTCCAGGAAAACATATGtatttaaatttcagttattttgttatatttttgaattcTTGAGCTATTTATTGCGTTCTTCTGAACTTTTTATAATTGCAGCGAAACTCAATTTGAGTAGTGATAATCCAGAGTGGAATAAGAATAGCAAGTTCCACAGTAGAATATCATTCGTGATCCTTAGCTTCTCTTTAATCTTGATTTGTTTTGCTTCTATGGGAACTGTGGTCAAGAAaccatttttcttcaaaatctcACTTTTTCTACCCTATCTTGATTACAAGCTCTACTTGGGTGACAAAAGAAGTTCAATCTTGAGTGTTGGTAGTGTAAAAAGTGAGCCAAGAATCATTTGGGCTACTTTGCTTGAAGGTCCTGTTTTGTGGGCTGGTAGAGTTTGTGTATTTTATGCACTCTTGCAAGCTGATTTAGCTGGATATCCTTCTAATCCTATTGTCTTAGGTATATTTTTGTCATCAAGAATGGGATATGGGGTTGTTTTCTTATGCAAAGGAAGTGTGGTATTTGAGTCATTAGTTTGATATGTAATGTATAAATGAGAAATGGAGTTGTTCTAGTTATTTGGAAACTGTAGGGAGTGtagaatattttttctttatttgttattGTTAATGAGAAATGGGGTTGTTTTCTTATGTGGGGATGTATTTTATTTGAATCTTTAGTTTGATTTGTGATGTGTAGATGAGAAATTAGGTTGTTCTAGTTATTTGAGAACTGTGGTTTTTGAGTCTTTTAGCTTGTTGTGATGTGTTAATGAGATGTGATGTGTAGGTGAGAAATGATTGTAAGATGCATGTGCCCGAGCTGAAATGTAAACTCTGTATAGCGAGTCCGAGCTGAAATGAATATATTTACtgtcactcattattttttttctgatAACTGTGGTTTTCATGCCTGCCAGCTTTATTATTGCCGtcaaattatcattttttattgacTCCGATCAACTCTCACTAATCCATCCATCCACCAATTCCCCATACCTGTTGGGATAGTTGTGTCTTGATTGATTCATGGCTGACTTTTTAAACAAGTATTGGTGTTTATGATGTCCTTTTTTTCCTCAGCCAAAAGCAACAATAAAAACTGCGCCTCAATTCCAAACAGGTGTCATCAACcaagatatataatttaaactACTTTGACGACATTGCTTTCCAACCGTGAAATGCTTCATAAAGAGTGGTGGCAGAAAACATGTACATGTGACATACTGTAATCTATATATATAGTTGCTGGCTATCCGTGGAGTTTAGAACTTCTTACTCTTCAGgtctcttttttcattttcttaccTTGCTCATGACATAGCCAACACACTtcaaatatttgttgattttgattatggaAATTTTGTTAACAAAATGATGTTTCTTTTATGGTTGTATAGGTATTGCATGAAGCACATACAATAACCTAAATTTGGGATGTTTGATTTGGCTCAATGTCCATTCACTCAACGTTTTCCCTTTTTTTCCCACAGATAACTATTTTGATCATGCATTAAAGTGTAACTTAAATATTCACGTATATTCTCTTTCTTTTGGATAGACTTTTAATATATCATTTACAATTGAATGCACAAAAGGAATATGTTCACAGCATAACCTATATATGGTGTTCTTTATGTATATGGAGCCATTTTACCCATAAATTATTTGTCTTCCATGTTGTACTCCATACATATTTTGCATTTGCTGCATCATTTCAAGTCACACTGTCCAATATTTTCAGACCTCCTTCCTTCTTAGTTCTGCATATTAAGTTCCATGCTATTAGTCATACTTTATTTGTATGTTCTGCTCCACCCTGTAGGAAACTCCTGCGTTTAGCATTTATTTCTTTCATCACCTTTCTTGGtggtaaaaaaaagaaatgactgTTAAGCTTTCTAGTGTTAAATTACTTTATTTCCTAGAtttattttctaatattattatcattaaatTCAGAATCGATATCTGCAATCCATAGATGATTTTCGTTGGACTCTGCCAGATGATAGTCAAGACCTGTCACTTAGCCAAGAGCAGAATGAGAGAAAGGGTTAGATGCGGTTGGTGGTCCGAGTAGGTATAGGTATACTTCTGGCTTGCCACAAGGAACCTTTCGTGAATTTCATTCGGAACTAGAGGGCCTCGATAACACCCCGGATGATGAGTCAAGGAAGACGATTCTGGCTTTGAAGCAGCAGATAGCTGAGTTATCTAATGAAGCTAATGAAGCTAAGGCCTCACAGGCAAGTGATATGCAGTATGCGGGAATTAACGCCCAATTCGATGCATTACTTGCTTCGGGGGATTCCCTCTTGTCCTGGTGATGCAATTCCCCCTCCTCGACCGCCTCAGTCTCTATCTATTTCACATGGAATATATGGTCTATACAGAGATGTGACTGACGAGCCCAGCagtgatgaagatgatgaggatTATTATGTGGACAATACACCGCTGCGTTGCTAAAGTTGGGAGTTGTGTTAGATAATCTAAACTATAGACTTTATGATGGTTTATTTGAACTATTAAGTATTTTTGAATGCATGAAAGCTTTGAAGTAGTCTAGTCAATAGTACTATTTTATAAATAACTTAACTACTACATTTCTTCGTTCAATTTCAAGGTACTCTAAGTTGATTTTGATTTAGTGTTCATTGGATGAGATATTTAGTACttgtgtttgttgttttattGATTGGTGTAAGCTGTTGGAGCTCGATTTAGTTGATTAGATTGTAcatattattgaattgaattaaaacgGCAGGTATATGTAAAAGATgttattgtcatattttttttattttatttttttgcaaaaaagagacctcatgaggtcgccTATGTTCTAAAAGAATTgtttatgataaaaataaaaaaataatagtcacttgatgaggtgtcttttaattataaaataaaaaaataaaattaaatagagaCCTTATGAGGtctcttttaattaaaaaaataaaaaaataaaatcaaatagaaaCTTTATGAggtctcttttaataaaataataataattatagaaAATAGTTTAGAGACCTCACGAGGTCTCTTTTTAGAAAATTCGAAAAATAACCTAGTGACCAAGCGATCTAATGAGGTCTCTTAGAAAAAGCGACCCATGTTTTAGAGACCATCCATTGAGGTCGCTTTTGAAATCTCTTTTTCAGGAAAAGAGACCTtatgaggtttttttttttaggtCTCTTTTTGCAGCTTTTTTAGTAGTTAAATATAcaagtcaaattttattttatatattatttgattgaaGATCTGGAAACGAAAAAGTTTCTAGTGCTGAAAAgaatttcttcaaaaaaaatcccaaatagcaacaaaattattctacatacgttcttcaaaaattcaaaaagcaaCATGAATATCCCAATATTGCTGCGGCATCCTGGAATTTGGGAGTCAGAAACTAGTTATAagtcatacaaaagtgacgcaataaTTGTTTCGGAAAGTATTACTTCCTTGAAATTGATTTCTACTATCGCCATGGAGTTGGATATAGACGAAGTGcgtaaaaaaattgaagtgaaaTATGTGGTTGAAGGAAACTCTTCTCCAATTGTAATAAGAAACGACAATGGAGTGAGGGTTTACGTTGAGTTAAAGAAACAACTTGCTGGTTTGGTTAATTTTCCGCTGTGTATTTCAAGTTGCGACAAAGCCAATAGTGAAATAGAGTTTGATAAAGCCACTGGTTCTGTAATGTGTATCGAGTGTAGTAAATATGCTTCGGTTGTGTTAACAGTTGTTGAAACGGATAATCAGTATGCTCTATATGTTCCTGAAATGGAAGTTAAAAACTTCATTACTGATTGcaagaatactaaaataatggtTAGTCAGATATACAAGGATAAGGAAACTCTTGTTTCAGTAATGGCTAGACACACAATAACGAATGGATTCAACACAAAAGCGAAACAATCCGACAAAAAAAGGTATGATGTCAATTGTATCTCCTGATCTTATaacatattgattttttttatgttaagaaatttatgttgtgtATTTCTGTTAACTGTTGATACGTAATGCTATCATACGAATGTATAATGTGATATTTTATGTGTTGGGTAATGTATAATTAAATCGTGCCGGGCGAAGAAATGTATGATGCATTGATTTAATAGATTGTAAACTCGTTTGTCTGTTATTACTGTTtttttaagtaaatttttttaatgtataatttaAACTATACATTACAGAGATATGTATAATATAACTGTGGCAttgaatgtttttatttttttgttattaatattttaatttttaatatttctgttTTATACATTgattaagtttttatttattgttgCAGATAtctactgataacatgaatacatactttatgaaatttaattatttgattaatgtgttgtattatttgtttttttctatttcaaaaaaGTATGTATAATGTACATTATACATGCAGAGAAATGTATAATATTACTGGGCAGTTGCTGGAATAAattcattttctttatattttcaagATTGATTCTTTTAGTTAATACAATGACtaagtttttatattttgatgcagCTATGTACTCATTTGTCGTAACGAAGATTGCCACTGGGTCATGAAGGCCTCTTGTATGAATGAATCGGAATTGTTTGTGATTAAAACATTTGTTTCAGAGCATAGTTACAGTCTTTGCTTTTGTAAGCATACTCATAGAGAAGAGAGAAGGTAAGATCGCGGCCGACTGGTTGGCATCTGAAGCTCTGAAGCAGCCGCCGGGTTATCAACAGCTTTTGACCTGTCTGCCTGGACATAAGATACGAGTGCTGAATAATGTGGTTGCGACAAGTaattttgtgagtgaatttacTGCCCCAAAATTAATCAATCACAAAAGAATACACACCCCCGCGGATATTATCGAAGAGATGAAAGCTATTTACGAAGTCGATATTAACTACATGAAAGCATGGCGCGCAAAAGAAAAGGCGATTGCGatgcttagaggtggaccaaCAGATGGATATAGAAAAATGCctcgttatatatatatgttgaaccaAGTATATCCCCAATCGCACATTCAGATGCATAAGGCAACAGATAACGAGTTTACATACTTGTTTACTGCATTGCGTCCGATGATTAGGGGCTTTGAATTTTGTAgtcctgttgttgttgttgacggAGCACATTTAAGCGGTTCATATGAAGGAACATTTGTATCGGCAAGCGCATTAGATGGTGCAGGTACTGtgcgtttaattttttgtgttgtacttttttatttggttatttactatattatattatcttatacattgatgttttatttataataaatcaaACCttgagtttatttttttttaaattattgactttttaaatttatatgtAGGTTGTATTCGTCCATTAGCTTACGGTGTTGTTGATTCGGAGAATGACAACGCGTGAATTTGTTTTTTTCAAAAGTTTTGAGAGGCATTTGATGAAAGAGACAACATGTGTGTTGTTTCAGACAGAAATGAAAGTATCATAAAAGGTGTAAGCATTGTTTATCCTAATGTTCCTCATCTAGCTTGTATATGACATTTATGGAAAAACGTTTGCACCCATTTTAGGAAAAGCATAGATAGACTTAGTGACTTTTATTATTCCATGGCTAAATCTTataaaaaagaagattttgaatatattatgtcAAAGGTTGCTAAGGTTGATCAAAGAGTTAAGGAATATCTGCAGGAAGCTGGGTATGAAAAATGGGATCGATGTCACTCTCCTGTAAATAGAGGTAgaatgatgacttcaaatatagCCGAATGTATTAATGGTTGTTTGGTTGAGACTAGAAAACTTCCTACTCTAGGTTTCCTAGAAGAAGTTAGAATCTTATTTCCTGCATGGAATTGTAAGAACAACGAAATTACATCGTATACAAATTCAACTCTTGGCAGAAGATTTGaagaaattctaactcataatgGTGTTAAATCTTTGCGGATGACGGTATGTGTTAAAATAATTATGGAACAGAAACTTTGTTTTACATTAAgtgtatattaatatttttgcatTTGAAATATGTTATGCCTTTTGGTAACAGGTTAAACCGGCAGGGAGttatctttattgtgtttatgattCGGGACGGAGGTACATTGTAGATATTGAGCGTGGCACGTGCAATTGTGGCCgatatcaaattgatgaaataccttgtccacatggaATTTCcgtattaaaaagtaaaaaagtgGATGTAAAGGATTATGGTCGTTATTGCTCTGAATTGTACAGGCCACAAACCATAGTGAAGACATATGAACTCCCGATAGTTCCAATGCCAGACAAGAAGGATTGGAATGTTCCATGTTATGTTGATGATGAAGAAGTTTTGCCGCCCAAATATCGAAGACCTCCTGTAGGCCAAAAAAAGGAAGGCATCTGAAATCAAGTGAATCATTGTCTTCAAATTCAAACCGCTGCGGTAAATGCGAAAGAGCCGATCACAATCGTAGGACTTGTGGTTTCTTTCCAAAGGAATCATGATGAAGATATTATGTTTTTCTACATGTTGATGGTTTATTTGTTTTTAGTAGTATAATCATATTAATTAGATTTCTTTGGAATGCNNNNNNNNNNNNNNNNNNNNNNNNNNNNNNNNNNNNNNNNNNNNNNNNNNNNNNNNNNNNNNNNNNNNNNNNNNNNNNNNNNNNNNNNNNNNNNNNNNNNTTTCTTTGGAATGCTGGAacaattaattttaagttttttggtTGCTATTTGAGTTTCACTTgttcatttaatatttaatagtatttgaacagattatgtaattttttgtttatcatatttcGTAACCATATCACTATAATTTTCAACTGATTGGTGTATGTGTTATGTTGACTGGAAATATAACATTCacttaaaaaatagttgaaacataAGTTGTATGAACTGTTATACGTTAGTATTTAATGAGTAAGAAATGTATGATTTAGCGTTATACGTTGTGTTGGTGTGTtatctttcaaaagaaaaattgtcATTCTAATCAATATTAATTGTTACACGTTATACGTTTATataaagaatgattttgttcATTTAAGAATGTATAAATTAGATTATACATTTGTATCATTGTATGAAATTGTGTAATGCTTTATAAAAGTGATTCTGGTAaactatatttgaaaattttgtttaagaaaatataaagtgtgacaacAGGAATATATGTTATGTGTAACATATATTTAACGTATTAATTATTAGTGTAATGTAGTTTtaccttaaaataaaatttacgtTACAGTAAAAATATTATGTGTTTAAATGCAATggcaatttatttttatttttatttgtacaaGTCGAATAAAAAGAATATAAGGCAAACTCAAATTAGACCAAGAAAAAGTTTCGATCATAACAATATTGTGCAAGAAACTGCTAATCAAttgcttcaaaaaaaaaaaaaacatacataaaaTGTTCATTAACCATAAGAAAGTATTACTAGAAATGTAT
Proteins encoded in this window:
- the LOC124897669 gene encoding uncharacterized protein LOC124897669: MSKVAKVDQRVKEYLQEAGYEKWDRCHSPVNRGRMMTSNIAECINGCLVETRKLPTLGFLEEVRILFPAWNCKNNEITSYTNSTLGRRFEEILTHNGVKSLRMTVKPAGSYLYCVYDSGRRYIVDIERGTCNCGRYQIDEIPCPHGISVLKSKKVDVKDYGRYCSELYRPQTIVKTYELPIVPMPDKKDWNVPCYVDDEEVLPPKYRRPPVGQKKEGI